From the genome of Hymenobacter sp. PAMC 26628, one region includes:
- a CDS encoding SAM hydrolase/SAM-dependent halogenase family protein, with protein MGLITLLTDFGYRDHYVAALKARLLRLAPGVPVVDISHGVEPFNTVHAVHVLQAVFRDFPAGTVHVVGVNDHGAGPEPVWHAAHYQGHYFAVADNGILALLCDGAPEAWVALPTAATASPTRDVLLPAAVALAQGAPLASLGPQASDLYVRTNRQLRLQDHRITGHVAHVDHYGNLITNISRAAVEAVGHGRPFSVHFGREVLKNVRPHFSAAPAGEAVVVFNSQDYLCLGICEGNAAELLGQYFDSQVDVRFAVE; from the coding sequence ATGGGATTGATAACGCTGCTGACGGATTTTGGCTACCGCGACCACTACGTGGCCGCGCTCAAGGCCCGGCTGCTGCGCCTGGCCCCCGGCGTGCCGGTGGTCGACATCAGCCACGGCGTCGAACCCTTCAACACCGTGCACGCCGTCCACGTTCTCCAAGCCGTGTTTCGCGACTTTCCGGCCGGCACGGTGCACGTGGTGGGCGTGAACGACCACGGCGCGGGCCCCGAGCCGGTGTGGCACGCGGCTCATTACCAGGGCCATTACTTCGCGGTGGCCGACAACGGCATTTTGGCCCTGCTCTGCGACGGGGCCCCCGAGGCGTGGGTGGCGCTGCCGACTGCCGCCACCGCCTCGCCTACCCGCGACGTGCTGCTGCCCGCCGCCGTGGCCCTGGCCCAGGGCGCGCCGCTGGCCAGCCTGGGGCCCCAGGCCAGCGACTTGTACGTGCGCACCAACCGCCAGCTACGCTTGCAGGACCACCGCATCACGGGCCACGTGGCACACGTGGACCACTACGGCAACCTGATCACCAACATCTCACGCGCCGCCGTGGAGGCCGTGGGCCACGGCCGGCCGTTCAGCGTGCACTTCGGGCGCGAGGTGCTGAAGAACGTGCGGCCGCACTTTTCGGCCGCGCCCGCCGGCGAGGCGGTCGTCGTGTTCAACAGCCAGGATTACCTGTGCCTGGGCATCTGCGAGGGCAACGCCGCCGAGCTGCTGGGCCAGTACTTTGACTCGCAGGTGGACGTGCGCTTCGCGGTGGAATAG
- a CDS encoding enoyl-CoA hydratase/isomerase family protein: MDHLLTPELEALRYLTYDCEDRIAYITLNRPEKRNALNADVVTELKQAFEHAENDDACKVVVLRAAGDVFCAGADLAYIQELQGYGYTDNLDDSTHLMQLFHQVYTLKKVVIGQVQGHAIAGGCGLAAICDITFAVPEAKFGYTEVKIGFLPAIVSVFLLRKIGEARTKQLLLSGDVVSAQTALDLGLLNFLVPADELAAAVRTYAQRLCRENSGQSMEVTKEMLAALPEMALEEALRYAAQRNAELRGSDDCRRGIGAFLNKEEISW, translated from the coding sequence ATGGACCACCTGCTTACGCCCGAACTCGAAGCCTTGCGCTACCTCACCTACGACTGCGAGGACCGCATTGCCTACATCACCCTCAACCGCCCCGAGAAGCGCAACGCCCTGAACGCCGACGTGGTAACCGAGCTAAAGCAGGCCTTCGAACACGCCGAGAACGACGATGCCTGCAAAGTGGTGGTGCTGCGCGCTGCCGGCGACGTGTTCTGCGCTGGGGCCGATTTGGCCTACATCCAGGAGCTGCAAGGCTATGGCTACACCGATAACCTGGACGACAGCACGCACCTTATGCAGCTGTTCCATCAAGTGTACACACTCAAAAAAGTCGTCATCGGGCAGGTACAAGGCCACGCCATTGCCGGCGGCTGCGGCCTGGCCGCCATTTGCGACATCACTTTCGCCGTGCCCGAGGCCAAGTTTGGCTATACCGAAGTGAAGATTGGCTTTTTGCCGGCCATCGTCAGCGTGTTTCTGCTGCGCAAAATAGGGGAGGCCCGCACCAAGCAGCTGCTGCTGAGCGGCGACGTGGTATCGGCCCAAACGGCCCTCGACCTCGGCCTCCTCAACTTCCTGGTGCCGGCCGACGAGCTGGCCGCCGCCGTGCGCACCTACGCCCAGCGCCTGTGCCGCGAAAACTCGGGCCAGAGCATGGAAGTAACCAAGGAAATGCTGGCCGCTCTGCCCGAAATGGCCCTCGAAGAAGCCCTGCGCTACGCCGCCCAGCGCAACGCCGAACTGCGCGGCTCCGACGATTGCCGCCGCGGCATCGGCGCGTTTCTGAACAAAGAAGAAATTAGCTGGTAG
- a CDS encoding PhoH family protein translates to MVEKVITLENVSLVDFLGADNQNIRQLAAAFPGSKIISRGNEIKIQGQTVVIARINDILSSLIEHYHQYGIVTDRDVNQYLSATSEEAEGRVLAASPDVILFGAKGGIIKAKTPNQQKLVDTVMKHDLTFTLGPAGTGKTYISVALAVRALKNKEVKKIIISRPVVEAGESLGFLPGDMKEKVDPYLRPIYDALEDMIPAEKLKFYQENKIIEIAPLAYMRGRTLNNAFVLLDEAQNTTPSQIKMFLTRMGPTAKVMVNGDRSQIDLPTRQKSGLMQAMDILKNVQGIGYVEMTSEDVVRHRLVKEIVEAYDKFDTDEMSRQAAQAGAPPRRDERHERRLREQQEAGAPAPETELPVNHEQAL, encoded by the coding sequence TTGGTCGAAAAAGTCATCACCCTTGAAAACGTCTCCCTGGTGGATTTCCTCGGGGCCGACAACCAAAACATCCGCCAGCTGGCGGCCGCGTTTCCGGGCTCCAAAATCATCAGCCGCGGCAACGAAATCAAAATCCAGGGCCAGACGGTCGTCATTGCCCGCATCAACGACATCCTCAGCTCGCTAATAGAGCACTACCACCAGTACGGCATCGTCACGGACCGCGACGTGAACCAGTACCTCTCCGCCACCAGCGAGGAGGCCGAGGGCCGCGTGCTGGCCGCCTCGCCCGACGTGATTCTGTTCGGCGCCAAGGGGGGCATCATCAAGGCCAAAACGCCCAACCAGCAGAAGCTGGTGGACACGGTGATGAAGCACGATTTGACCTTCACGCTGGGCCCCGCCGGCACCGGCAAAACCTACATTTCGGTGGCGCTGGCCGTGCGGGCGCTTAAGAACAAGGAAGTTAAGAAAATCATCATCTCGCGCCCCGTGGTGGAGGCCGGCGAAAGCCTGGGCTTCCTGCCCGGCGACATGAAGGAGAAGGTGGACCCCTACCTGCGCCCGATTTACGACGCCCTGGAGGACATGATTCCGGCCGAAAAGCTGAAGTTTTACCAGGAAAACAAGATCATCGAAATTGCCCCGCTGGCCTATATGCGCGGCCGCACGCTCAACAACGCCTTCGTGCTGCTCGACGAGGCCCAGAACACCACGCCGAGCCAGATCAAGATGTTTTTGACCCGGATGGGCCCCACGGCCAAGGTGATGGTGAACGGCGACCGCAGCCAAATTGACCTGCCCACGCGCCAGAAATCGGGCCTGATGCAGGCCATGGACATTCTGAAGAACGTGCAGGGCATCGGCTACGTCGAGATGACGTCCGAAGACGTGGTGCGCCACCGCCTAGTGAAGGAAATTGTGGAAGCCTACGACAAGTTCGACACCGACGAAATGAGCCGCCAGGCCGCCCAGGCCGGGGCCCCGCCCCGCCGCGACGAGCGCCATGAGCGCCGCCTGCGCGAGCAGCAGGAAGCTGGTGCTCCCGCTCCCGAAACCGAGCTGCCGGTGAACCACGAGCAGGCCCTGTAG
- a CDS encoding IS701 family transposase, with translation MMSCTLDLYTDYLLSSTGPTTATGLSRLLDGALSHDHITRWLSSTPCGSAQVWRQAKPLIRQAEAQRGAADFAVLIVDDSVLEKAHTDANELICTHWDHSQQRYVKGLNFVSLLYQAGDLALPIAVELVRKTVPVYHPKTQQTSYQSPFTKNEYLQQMLRVAQQQVAYRYLLADSWYASAENMALVRALGHHFVFALESSRTVALSAEARAAGQFQAVQALVFPDTQPLRVYLRAVQQAVLVTRQVFTNRDGSQGMLYLVSSDTDLDQAQLTTIYQRRWKVEEYHKSLKQNASMGKSPTKTLATQATHFFAAVLAYTKLEVLKLKGGIGHFRLKAQLYTVGLKAMYQQLVLLRA, from the coding sequence ATGATGAGTTGCACGCTGGACCTGTACACGGATTATTTGCTGAGCTCGACGGGTCCGACGACGGCCACGGGCTTGTCGCGGCTGCTGGACGGGGCGCTGAGCCACGACCACATCACGCGCTGGTTGAGCAGTACGCCGTGCGGGTCAGCGCAGGTTTGGCGGCAGGCCAAGCCGTTGATTCGCCAGGCCGAAGCCCAACGCGGGGCGGCGGACTTCGCCGTGCTCATCGTGGACGATTCGGTCCTGGAAAAGGCCCACACCGATGCCAATGAGTTGATTTGCACCCATTGGGACCACAGCCAGCAGCGCTACGTCAAGGGCCTGAACTTCGTGAGTCTGCTTTATCAGGCCGGCGACTTGGCCCTGCCCATCGCCGTCGAGCTGGTGCGCAAAACCGTGCCGGTCTACCACCCCAAGACCCAGCAGACCAGCTACCAAAGCCCGTTCACTAAAAACGAATACCTGCAACAGATGCTGCGCGTGGCCCAGCAGCAGGTGGCCTACCGCTACCTGCTGGCCGACAGCTGGTACGCCTCGGCCGAGAACATGGCCTTGGTGCGGGCCCTGGGCCATCACTTTGTATTTGCCCTCGAAAGCAGCCGCACCGTGGCCCTGAGCGCCGAGGCGCGGGCCGCCGGCCAGTTCCAGGCCGTGCAGGCGCTGGTGTTCCCCGATACGCAGCCCTTGCGCGTCTATTTGCGGGCCGTCCAGCAGGCGGTGCTCGTGACCAGACAAGTCTTCACAAACCGAGACGGTAGCCAAGGTATGCTGTATCTGGTCAGCAGCGACACCGACCTGGACCAGGCCCAACTGACCACGATTTACCAGAGACGGTGGAAAGTGGAAGAATACCATAAGTCGCTCAAACAGAATGCCTCCATGGGCAAATCGCCCACCAAAACCCTGGCCACGCAGGCCACCCATTTCTTTGCCGCCGTGTTGGCTTACACCAAGCTCGAAGTGCTCAAGCTCAAAGGCGGCATCGGCCATTTTCGCCTCAAAGCCCAACTCTATACCGTTGGCCTCAAAGCCATGTACCAGCAACTCGTACTGCTCCGTGCGTAA
- a CDS encoding TolC family protein has product MLLLKPYTTKQLRRLVPLLGALLLGACAALHPYQGPNAAAPNLYRGAGTADTASIATMPWRTVFADAPLQKLLEEGLSQNLDLRIAVTRIQRAQANLAQSRAQFLPSLSARGSATESRSNGNTGVGTITGTGTGTTGTGTGTTGTGTGTGTGTGMGGTGTTGTATTDPNAVVTSRFNQQYLLTLSSSWEADIWGKLRSSKRSYVAALLQSEAYRRAVQTQLLANIADDYYLLLAYDEQLAITRQTVQNRIKDVETTKLLKDAAILTGAAVAQSEANLYAAQVSIPDLARNIRETENTISLLLNRSPGPIERSTLAAQTQPALLQTGVPGQLLRNRPDVQEAEAAYRSYFEQTNAARAYFYPSFTITANGGLTNTSVRTLFSPDALFGTLVGGLVQPIFNQGINRARLRNAQGFQDEYLFTYQQTLLNAGQEVSNALFAYQTAGEKVAIRTNQLASLQRAVDFTQELVKYSSATYTDVLTSQQSLLAAQLSSVNDRLQQLQATTDLYHALGGGWR; this is encoded by the coding sequence ATGCTGCTATTAAAACCCTATACAACCAAGCAGTTACGCCGCTTGGTGCCTTTGCTGGGGGCCCTGCTGCTGGGCGCGTGCGCCGCGTTGCACCCCTACCAGGGCCCCAACGCGGCCGCGCCCAACCTCTACCGGGGCGCGGGCACCGCCGATACCGCCAGCATCGCCACGATGCCCTGGCGCACGGTATTCGCCGACGCGCCGCTGCAAAAGTTGCTGGAGGAAGGGCTGAGCCAGAACCTGGATTTGCGCATCGCCGTCACGCGCATCCAGCGGGCCCAGGCCAACCTGGCGCAGAGCCGGGCCCAGTTCCTGCCCAGCCTCTCGGCGCGGGGCAGCGCCACCGAGTCCCGGTCGAACGGCAACACCGGCGTGGGCACCATCACCGGTACGGGCACCGGCACGACGGGCACCGGCACGGGTACAACTGGTACCGGGACGGGAACGGGTACCGGCACGGGAATGGGTGGCACCGGCACTACTGGCACCGCTACCACCGATCCCAACGCCGTGGTCACCAGCCGATTCAACCAGCAGTACCTGCTCACGCTCAGCTCGAGCTGGGAGGCCGACATCTGGGGCAAGCTGCGCAGCAGCAAGCGCAGCTACGTGGCCGCGCTGCTGCAAAGCGAAGCCTACCGCCGCGCCGTTCAAACCCAGTTGCTGGCCAACATCGCCGATGATTATTACCTGCTGCTGGCCTACGACGAGCAGCTGGCCATCACGCGCCAGACCGTGCAAAATCGCATCAAGGACGTGGAAACCACGAAGCTGCTGAAAGACGCGGCCATCCTGACGGGCGCGGCCGTGGCCCAGAGCGAGGCCAACCTGTACGCGGCCCAGGTCTCGATTCCCGACCTGGCGCGCAACATCCGCGAAACGGAAAACACCATTAGCCTGCTGCTCAACCGGTCCCCGGGGCCCATCGAGCGCAGCACCCTGGCCGCCCAAACCCAGCCGGCGCTGCTGCAAACCGGTGTGCCCGGCCAGCTGCTGCGCAACCGCCCCGACGTGCAGGAGGCCGAGGCCGCCTACCGCTCCTACTTCGAGCAAACCAACGCGGCGCGGGCCTATTTCTACCCCTCGTTCACCATCACGGCCAACGGCGGCCTCACCAACACCAGCGTCCGCACCCTGTTTTCGCCCGATGCCTTGTTTGGCACGCTGGTGGGTGGGCTGGTGCAACCCATCTTCAACCAGGGCATCAACCGGGCCCGGCTGCGCAACGCCCAGGGCTTCCAGGACGAGTACCTGTTCACTTACCAGCAAACCCTGCTGAACGCCGGCCAGGAGGTGTCCAATGCCCTGTTTGCCTACCAGACGGCCGGCGAGAAGGTGGCCATCCGCACCAACCAGCTCGCCTCGCTGCAACGGGCCGTGGACTTTACCCAGGAGCTGGTAAAGTACAGTTCGGCCACGTACACCGACGTGCTGACCTCGCAGCAAAGCCTGCTCGCCGCCCAGCTCAGCAGCGTGAACGACCGCCTCCAGCAGCTCCAGGCCACCACCGACCTCTACCACGCCCTGGGCGGCGGCTGGCGCTAG
- a CDS encoding sterol desaturase family protein gives MPALLAAAVTLATFAFMEFWAWFMHKYVQHGPLWVLHRSHHVRHPHPVERNDLFFVIYGALSAALFITGGNGSRWWFWVGVGIAVYGAVYFFVHDVLIHGRLRFWKKSHNTYLRALNMAHKMHHKTTGRDGSAEFGLLWVSPKYLRLARDQSQRRAPAAGE, from the coding sequence ATGCCCGCCTTGCTCGCCGCCGCCGTCACCCTCGCCACCTTCGCCTTCATGGAGTTTTGGGCCTGGTTCATGCACAAATACGTGCAGCACGGGCCCCTGTGGGTGCTGCACCGCTCGCACCACGTGCGCCACCCGCACCCAGTAGAGCGCAACGACCTGTTCTTTGTGATTTACGGGGCCCTGTCGGCGGCCTTGTTCATCACCGGGGGCAACGGCAGCCGCTGGTGGTTTTGGGTGGGGGTGGGCATTGCGGTCTACGGCGCCGTGTACTTTTTCGTGCACGATGTGCTAATCCACGGCCGGCTGCGCTTCTGGAAAAAATCCCACAACACCTACCTCCGGGCCCTGAACATGGCCCACAAGATGCACCACAAAACCACCGGCCGCGACGGCTCGGCTGAGTTTGGCTTGCTGTGGGTGTCGCCCAAATACCTGCGCTTGGCGCGCGACCAATCGCAGCGGCGGGCCCCGGCGGCGGGCGAATAA
- a CDS encoding ComEC/Rec2 family competence protein, with protein MITWATFPFLRYTPALILGIVAYVVLGESWPMLWPGALGLAAASAALLAWAVRRPHPAATDAAGLLSLLAVAVLGMALAQRATESRRPDHLAQLGPQVEAYQAVVDDYTVVRPATYANTLRVRAVRVAGRWRTATGGIRISVPRAGAGSPPRYGEVWLVRGHPDASKGPLNPGEFDYRRYLAFHQVYHQQFIHSDQYRVVGMAPPNYLVAISMRAAKQLDGVFKHYLKEKREYALASALVLGIKDDVDAETKQAYAATGTTHIMAVSGLQVGLLFAALTWVLRLSFGRVRGFRYWSAGVGLAVIWAYAFLTGLSPSVLRAAVMFSFVIVGRAAGRQEGIVNTLAVAAFCLLLYDPFLVADVGFQLSFLAVLSIVYLQPRMARWFDAKTYFTSRQRPWQPKPVQAAWRGTGWAADAVWQATALSLAAQVATFPLGLYYFHQFPLSFLFSNLVAVPISSGAVYVGLALLVLKGVLALFSLVLPAAANAALDLLPQGVAWVFERMIWAFNEYIGWIGRALPGALVREIHVTAGQTVLVFGLLGAWLVWQRTRRLVWLGVAASVAVALAGSRVAEARAGAPLEEFVVYSIPRRSVVGFWQGPTAEFVAADSLPLSETERTYRLLPGLIQRGARAPACRVGWRGAAVPTRRLADADSANPKFYLQTSPVVLAHWRGLRLGFVSGRLGPAARPTPLDVLVLRRNARVTPGALAAAFGPQAQVVFDSSCKSWYVARHDSALRAQGFRTWDVTAQGAFRLRPPSR; from the coding sequence ATGATTACCTGGGCTACTTTTCCCTTCCTGCGCTATACCCCCGCGCTGATTTTGGGCATCGTGGCCTATGTGGTGTTGGGCGAAAGCTGGCCCATGCTGTGGCCAGGGGCCCTGGGCCTGGCCGCCGCCAGTGCGGCGCTGCTGGCCTGGGCCGTGCGCCGGCCCCACCCGGCCGCCACCGATGCCGCCGGGCTGCTCTCGCTGCTGGCCGTGGCGGTGCTGGGCATGGCCCTGGCGCAGCGTGCCACCGAAAGCCGCCGCCCCGACCACCTCGCCCAGCTGGGGCCCCAAGTGGAGGCCTACCAAGCCGTGGTGGACGACTACACCGTGGTGCGGCCCGCCACCTACGCCAACACGCTGCGGGTGCGCGCCGTGCGCGTGGCCGGCCGCTGGCGCACGGCCACTGGCGGCATCCGCATCTCGGTGCCGCGCGCGGGGGCCGGGTCCCCGCCGCGCTACGGCGAGGTGTGGCTGGTGCGCGGCCACCCCGACGCCAGCAAGGGACCCCTCAACCCCGGCGAATTTGACTACCGCCGCTACTTGGCCTTCCACCAGGTGTACCACCAGCAGTTCATTCACTCTGACCAGTACCGGGTGGTGGGCATGGCGCCACCCAACTATCTGGTGGCCATTAGTATGCGAGCCGCCAAGCAGCTCGACGGCGTGTTCAAGCACTACCTCAAGGAAAAGCGCGAGTATGCGCTGGCCTCGGCGCTGGTACTGGGCATCAAGGACGACGTGGACGCCGAAACCAAGCAGGCCTACGCCGCCACCGGCACCACGCACATCATGGCCGTATCGGGGTTGCAAGTGGGGCTGCTGTTTGCGGCCCTTACCTGGGTGTTGCGGCTCAGCTTCGGGCGGGTGCGCGGGTTTCGGTATTGGTCGGCGGGGGTGGGGCTGGCCGTTATCTGGGCCTACGCGTTCCTGACGGGCCTTTCGCCCTCGGTGTTGCGGGCGGCGGTGATGTTCTCGTTCGTGATTGTGGGCCGCGCCGCCGGCCGACAGGAAGGCATCGTTAACACGCTGGCAGTAGCCGCGTTTTGCTTGCTGCTGTACGACCCGTTTCTGGTGGCCGACGTGGGCTTCCAGCTCTCGTTTCTGGCCGTGTTGAGCATCGTTTACTTGCAGCCGCGCATGGCCCGTTGGTTCGACGCCAAGACGTACTTCACCAGCCGCCAGCGTCCCTGGCAGCCCAAGCCCGTGCAAGCCGCGTGGCGCGGCACCGGCTGGGCCGCAGATGCCGTGTGGCAAGCTACCGCCCTGAGCCTGGCCGCGCAAGTAGCCACGTTCCCACTGGGGCTGTACTACTTCCACCAGTTTCCACTCAGCTTCCTGTTTTCCAACTTGGTAGCAGTGCCCATCTCCAGCGGTGCCGTGTACGTGGGCTTGGCCCTGCTGGTGCTGAAGGGCGTGCTGGCGCTGTTCAGTTTAGTTCTCCCGGCGGCCGCCAACGCTGCCCTTGACCTGCTGCCGCAGGGGGTGGCCTGGGTGTTCGAGCGAATGATTTGGGCCTTCAACGAGTACATCGGCTGGATTGGCCGGGCCCTGCCGGGGGCCCTGGTGCGCGAAATCCACGTCACGGCCGGGCAAACGGTGCTCGTGTTTGGGCTGCTGGGCGCGTGGCTGGTCTGGCAGCGCACCCGCCGCCTTGTCTGGCTGGGCGTCGCGGCCAGCGTAGCGGTGGCCCTGGCCGGCAGCCGCGTGGCCGAGGCCCGCGCCGGGGCCCCGCTCGAAGAGTTCGTGGTATACAGCATTCCGCGGCGCTCGGTGGTGGGCTTCTGGCAGGGGCCCACGGCCGAATTCGTGGCCGCCGATTCGCTGCCGCTCTCCGAAACCGAGCGCACCTACCGCCTGCTACCCGGCCTCATCCAGCGCGGCGCCCGGGCCCCGGCCTGCCGCGTGGGCTGGCGCGGGGCCGCCGTGCCCACCCGCCGCCTCGCCGATGCTGACAGCGCCAACCCCAAGTTCTACCTGCAAACCAGCCCCGTGGTGCTGGCCCACTGGCGTGGCCTGCGCCTGGGCTTCGTGAGCGGCCGCCTGGGCCCGGCGGCCCGCCCCACGCCGCTCGACGTGCTGGTGCTGCGCCGCAACGCCCGCGTGACGCCCGGGGCCCTGGCGGCGGCTTTCGGCCCGCAGGCGCAAGTGGTGTTCGATTCGTCGTGCAAAAGCTGGTACGTAGCCCGCCACGATTCGGCCCTGCGCGCCCAGGGTTTCCGCACTTGGGACGTGACGGCCCAAGGCGCATTCCGGCTGCGCCCGCCGAGCCGTTGA
- a CDS encoding RNA polymerase sigma factor: protein MTSLEFTSQVQRISLALRPAALNLTRDADDAKDLVQETLLKALLNKDKFKAGTNLKAWLYTIMRNTFINNYNKITKRSSNIDSTEYFQYFNTDQNYITHNGATSDFVVRDINEAIASLGTDYRTPFMMYYIGYKYLEIAEKLQIPIGTVKNRIHIARKELKAALQVYAPVGASAADVSDAIED from the coding sequence ATGACATCGCTAGAATTCACTTCGCAAGTGCAGCGGATATCCCTCGCTCTGCGGCCTGCGGCCCTAAACCTTACCCGCGACGCCGACGATGCGAAGGACCTCGTGCAGGAAACGTTGCTTAAAGCCCTCTTGAATAAAGACAAATTCAAAGCGGGTACTAATTTGAAGGCGTGGTTGTACACCATCATGCGCAACACCTTCATCAATAACTACAACAAGATTACCAAGCGCAGCTCCAATATTGATTCGACGGAGTATTTTCAGTATTTCAATACCGACCAGAACTACATCACCCACAACGGCGCCACGTCCGATTTTGTGGTGCGCGACATCAACGAGGCTATTGCCAGCCTTGGCACCGATTACCGCACGCCGTTCATGATGTACTACATCGGCTACAAGTACCTGGAAATTGCCGAGAAGCTGCAAATTCCCATCGGCACCGTTAAAAATCGCATCCACATTGCCCGTAAGGAGCTGAAAGCTGCCTTGCAAGTGTACGCCCCAGTCGGTGCCAGTGCCGCCGACGTGAGCGATGCCATCGAGGACTGA
- a CDS encoding GNAT family N-acetyltransferase encodes MPASAYRVTDLRDLDAAFTIRETVFVAGQGVPATLENDEHDRRDARHYLARAPDGTPAGAARWRETENGVKLERFAVLENFRNQKIGATLLHAVLADVRAELPDKEVYLNAQLRAVPFYERHGFQTEGEMFEEANIQHYRMVLR; translated from the coding sequence ATGCCCGCTTCCGCCTACCGCGTCACCGATTTGCGCGACCTCGACGCCGCCTTCACCATCCGCGAAACCGTGTTTGTGGCGGGCCAGGGCGTGCCCGCCACCCTCGAAAACGACGAGCACGACCGCCGCGACGCCCGCCACTACCTGGCCCGGGCCCCCGACGGCACGCCCGCCGGCGCCGCCCGCTGGCGCGAAACCGAAAACGGCGTGAAGCTGGAGCGCTTCGCCGTGCTGGAAAACTTCCGCAACCAGAAAATCGGCGCCACGCTGCTGCACGCCGTGCTGGCCGATGTGCGCGCCGAGCTGCCCGACAAGGAAGTGTACCTGAACGCCCAGCTCCGCGCCGTGCCGTTCTACGAGCGCCACGGCTTCCAAACGGAAGGAGAGATGTTTGAGGAGGCCAATATTCAGCACTACCGGATGGTGCTGCGGTAA
- a CDS encoding alpha/beta hydrolase, which produces MKRIFSYPAALAAAGLLLGGCNSKPTETDTSKTAVVVPGETNKASDSTATVATAAGTGAVKPTGAKPAWGPTIAPEMQAVIEQLMSFKAPPLTSLTPQAARKNPTAADAAMKEMKVAGIPMPPMNVDTVGKTLVPGVKARIYTPKTGTAPFPVIVYYHGGGWVIAGVDTYSSSAQALAEDVGAVVVSVAYRQAPEHKFPTAHDDSFAAYQWVLKNAASIKGDPKNVAVVGESAGGGLAGAVSLMARDKKVALPKYQVLVYPIAGYNQNTPSYLKATDYVPLNKAAMGWFFKNYLRTPADGKDPRIDLVNANLKGLPPTTIIGAELDPLMSEGKTLADNLEKAGVKVDYKLYPGTTHEFYGMGAVVPQAKEAEQLAAADLKKAFGK; this is translated from the coding sequence ATGAAACGCATTTTCTCGTACCCGGCCGCGCTGGCCGCCGCCGGCCTGCTGCTGGGCGGCTGCAACAGCAAGCCCACCGAAACCGACACCAGCAAAACCGCCGTGGTAGTGCCCGGCGAAACCAATAAAGCTTCTGACAGCACCGCCACCGTGGCCACGGCCGCTGGCACCGGCGCCGTGAAACCCACCGGCGCCAAGCCCGCCTGGGGCCCCACCATCGCCCCCGAAATGCAGGCCGTGATTGAGCAGCTGATGAGCTTCAAAGCGCCGCCGCTGACCTCGCTCACGCCCCAGGCCGCCCGCAAAAACCCCACCGCCGCCGACGCGGCCATGAAGGAAATGAAGGTGGCCGGCATCCCCATGCCCCCCATGAACGTGGACACCGTGGGCAAAACCCTGGTGCCCGGCGTGAAGGCCCGCATCTACACGCCCAAAACGGGCACCGCGCCGTTCCCCGTCATCGTGTACTACCACGGCGGCGGCTGGGTCATTGCCGGCGTCGATACCTACAGCTCGTCGGCCCAGGCTTTGGCTGAGGACGTGGGCGCCGTGGTGGTGTCGGTGGCTTACCGCCAGGCCCCGGAGCACAAGTTCCCAACGGCCCATGACGACAGCTTCGCCGCTTACCAGTGGGTGCTGAAGAACGCCGCCAGCATCAAGGGCGACCCGAAGAATGTGGCCGTGGTGGGCGAAAGCGCCGGCGGCGGCCTCGCCGGAGCCGTCAGCCTGATGGCCCGCGACAAGAAGGTGGCCCTGCCCAAGTACCAGGTGTTGGTGTACCCCATTGCCGGCTACAACCAAAACACGCCTTCCTACCTGAAAGCCACCGACTACGTGCCCCTGAACAAGGCCGCCATGGGCTGGTTCTTCAAGAACTACCTGCGCACCCCCGCCGACGGCAAGGACCCGCGCATCGACCTGGTGAACGCCAACCTGAAGGGCCTGCCGCCCACCACCATCATCGGCGCCGAGCTGGACCCGCTGATGAGCGAGGGCAAAACCCTGGCCGACAACCTGGAGAAAGCCGGCGTGAAAGTCGACTACAAGCTCTACCCCGGCACGACGCACGAATTTTACGGCATGGGCGCCGTGGTGCCCCAGGCCAAAGAAGCCGAGCAACTCGCCGCCGCCGACCTGAAAAAGGCGTTCGGCAAGTAG